The following are encoded together in the Rhineura floridana isolate rRhiFlo1 chromosome 21, rRhiFlo1.hap2, whole genome shotgun sequence genome:
- the RPL23A gene encoding large ribosomal subunit protein uL23, with translation MAPKVKKEAVPAKTEAKSKALKAKKAVLKGVHSHKKKKIRTSPTFRRPKTLRLRRQPKYPRKSAPRRNKLDHYAIIKFPLTTESAMKKIEDNNTLVFIVDVKANKHQIKQAVKKLYDIDVAKVNTLIRPDGEKKAYVRLAPDYDALDVANKIGII, from the exons ATGGCGCCGAAAGTGAAGAAGGAGG CTGTCCCGGCTAAGACCGAGGCGAAATCTAAAGctctgaaagctaaaaaggcaGTCTTGAAAGGCGTCCACAGTCACAAGAAGAAAAAGATCCGGACGTCCCCCACCTTCCGGAGGCCGAAAACCCTGCGGTTACGGAGACAGCCCAAGTATCCCCGGAAGAGCGCGCCAAGGAGGAACAA GCTGGACCATTATGCCATCATTAAGTTCCCACTGACCACCGAATCGGCAATGAAGAAGATTGAAGACAATAACACGCTGGTCTTCATTGTGGACGTCAAAGCCAACAAGCACCAGATCAAGCAGGCCGTCAAGAAGCTGTACGACATCGACGTGGCGAAGGTCAACACCCTGATCAG GCCGGATGGTGAGAAAAAGGCCTACGTCCGTCTCGCTCCTGACTACGATGCGCTAGATGTAGCCAATAAG ATTGGGATCATCTAA